In one window of Ovis aries strain OAR_USU_Benz2616 breed Rambouillet chromosome 3, ARS-UI_Ramb_v3.0, whole genome shotgun sequence DNA:
- the NACA gene encoding nascent polypeptide-associated complex subunit alpha isoform X1, producing the protein MPGEATETVPATEQELPQPQAETAVPPVSSALSVTAALGQPKPTPTPPCSLASQQCPLATPDQPSPFLSPSTIASTPFEAPFLPSSHGTALPLGAAPPTDTPIFLPNLIGPPISPAALALASPMITPTLKGAHSSSAPLALVALAPHSVQKSSDYPPNALSSPPSVAVIESGSVTSLSAPVARSEPKPSPSQAPSQVIPNPKGTPNPPSIVSAIPSHLVTPLASIQSDLPSCSQIPPATPPAIPSPQVKGVSVSSALTAPQNPVSLSLKGPLSPPAASSLSTQSFAEAAGSPPVCLTSLGSLTPLHQSSPVQTSSSNILSDPIEDTIFVDDSSTDASSQRSVIPPLPSRNEVVPTAVTAFPGGTPTSSLALSADKGISAVTDLTSSNVVASSPLSPTASLILKDFPSTAALAAPKDAPSPQSTSSSPEIALSPEATLATKSYLEPLPVVKPASTTPSSLSVNSPVSVIRTDSYASPDPTNLLLKSSFTTPTVAAFPLESAAIDGMAPTTAKGTSTPSNVASPSTLTTLPLMPPTSESCPMAPVVTLSSQNASASLAPMAQVPEIPKSESSTPLPPTGTPQGEKKVHGISQTSPLAPVASAPEGYPTKDSGASITASSKGMYLADSPSPLGTTVSPQPKRIPTKKGSATAPSSLAPSASKSVLAIPDTPAGNLSFTVSPVEASSLPEADLPFHVSKGSLAEKHSPTPPSPREAPVPPPMVPSPKEGPASPSPKETLTPLAVTPSTPKGAPAAPSLKEAPTPLAMTPPSPKGSSATTLPKETPLPAVTPSSPKGAPATPSPKQTPATPPPKETPTFPAKAPPSSKRTPVKPPPKEESTPLGVTHSSPKESLAIPPPKETSSSSALTPPSPKRGPATRSPKKAPASPPPKEDSTPPPVTPPSPKGSPATPSPKRAPASPPPKGDSTPPPVTPPSPKGSPATPSPKKAPASPPPKEDSTPPPVTPPSPKGSPATPSPKKAPASPPPKGDFTSPPVTPPSPKGSPATPSPKKAPASPPPKGDSTPPPVTPPSPKGSPATPSPKRAPASPPPKGDFTSPPVAPPSPKGSPATPSPKRAPASPPPKGDFTSPPVAPPSPKGSPATPSPKKAPASPPPKEDSTPPPVTPPSPKGSPATPSPKGAPASPPPKGDFTSPPVTPPSPKGSPATPSPKKAPASPPPKGDSTPPPVTPPSPKGSPATPSPKGAPASPPPKEDSTPQPVTPPSPKGSPATPSPKRAPASPPPKGDFTSPAMTPPSPEKAPATPSPKGTPTPSAVTSPPPKRGPATPPLTGDPAPPSVAPLSPKRASATLAPKESPATPDPKEASAAASLKGTPTPLAVAPPSSKGTPAPKRASATPDNKEVPTSPAVTPSTKKATGTPVPKGVPTPSAVIPPSPKKSPVPKGAPATSSSKGAPTPPTVIPLSPKEAPTSPVSVTCPLGSTAPQASKGPRIKKGPTAVKAVLDGSAPESAPVITTPTQKGPAAKKSSISPPVCPDPSAQNGTKGPLPAVAPAPLLTVSTQKGSSPKVPKALPVSPLKGTDSFHSPKGPLPPPPESETSTPSATAAPEKILPKAGSVSVSPAPTPSVSLPLASSPVPPLLPKQQFLPSSPGLVLESPCKPSAPADEDELPPLIPPEPISGGVPFQPVLVNMPTPKPAGIPAPTPSAKQPVVKNNKGSGTESDSDESVPELEEQDSTQATTQQAQLAAAAEIDEEPVSKAKQSRSEKKARKAMSKLGLRQVTGVTRVTIRKSKNILFVITKPDVYKSPASDTYIVFGEAKIEDLSQQAQLAAAEKFKVQGEAVSNIQENTQTPTVQEESEEEEVDETGVEVKDIELVMSQANVSRAKAVRALKNNSNDIVNAIMVSIQAYSDSLFPDRLWVTIFCA; encoded by the exons ATGCCCGGTGAAGCCACAGAAACCGTCCCTGCTACAGAGCAGGAGTTGCCACAGCCCCAGGCTGAGACAG CTGTGCCTCCTGTGTCTTCAGCCTTGAGTGTCACTGCTGCTTTAGGGCAGCCTAAACCTACCCCTACCCCTCCTTGTTCCCTGGCCTCCCAACAATGCCCTCTGGCAACCCCTGACCAGCCTTCcccattcctttctccctctACCATTGCCTCAACCCCTTTTGAAGCTCCTTTTCTCCCGTCATCCCATGGGACAGCCCTGCCTTTGGGAGCTGCCCCTCCCACTGACACCCCCATTTTCTTACCAAACCTAATAGGGCCTCCCATCTCCCCAGCTGCCTTAGCTCTGGCCTCTCCCATGATAACTCCAACTCTGAAAGGTGCTCATTCCTCTTCAGCTCCCTTGGCTCTGGTGGCCTTGGCTCCCCACTCAGTTCAGAAGAGCTCTGACTATCCCCCTAATGCTCTTAGTTCACCTCCTTCAGTCGCCGTGATTGAGTCGGGGTCAGTGACATCTCTGTCAGCTCCAGTTGCTCGCTCAGAACCAAAGCCCTCTCCTAGTCAAGCTCCCTCTCAAGTAATTCCTAATCCAAAGGGTACTCCCAACCCTCCAAGTATAGTCAGTGCTATCCCTTCCCATCTTGTAACTCCTTTGGCCTCTATTCAGTCTGACCTACCCTCATGTTCTCAGATACCACCCGCCACTCCCCCAGCCATCCCTTCCCCTCAAGTCAAAGGTGTCTCTGTTTCCTCGGCTCTGACTGCTCCACAAAACCCTGTAAGCCTCAGCCTAAAGGGACCGCTTAGTCCACCTGCTGCTTCATCTCTTTCAACTCAGTCTTTTGCTGAGGCTGCTGGGTCCCCCCCAGTTTGCCTCACTTCTCTCGGCTCTCTTACACCTTTACATCAGAGTTCTCCTGTTCAAACTTCAAGTTCTAATATTCTGTCAGATCCCATAGAAGATACTATTTTTGTAGATGATTCTTCTACAGATGCCTCTTCTCAGAGATCTGTAATTCCCCCCCTTCCTTCCAGAAATGAGGTGGTTCCTACTGCTGTGACTGCTTTTCCAGGGGGGACTCCAACTTCCTCTCTGGCTCTGTCTGCTGACAAAGGCATCTCTGCTGTCACTGACCTCACCTCCTCAAATGTAGTTGCCTCTTCTCCGTTATCTCCTACAGCCTCTCTAATTCTCAAAGATTTTCCTAGTACAGCAGCCCTGGCAGCACCTAAAGATGCCCCCTCTCCCCAAAGTACATCGTCTTCCCCAGAGATAGCTCTTTCTCCTGAAGCCACCCTAGCAACAAAAAGCTACCTAGAGCCTCTCCCTGTAGTGAAGCCAGCCAGTACTACTCCCTCTTCTCTGAGTGTTAACTCCCCAGTCTCTGTAATCAGGACAGATTCTTATGCAAGCCCAGACCCAACTAATCTGCTTCTCAAAAGTTCTTTCACTACCCCAACTGTAGCTGCATTTCCTTTGGAAAGTGCTGCCATTGATGGAATGGCTCCTACAACTGCCAAAGGTACTTCCACTCCTTCAAATGTGGCCAGTCCTTCCACTCTTACTACTTTACCTTTGATGCCTCCAACCTCTGAAAGTTGCCCTATGGCTCCAGTAGTGACTTTATCTTCCCAGAATGCTTCTGCTTCTCTAGCTCCTATGGCACAGGTCCCTGAAATTCCCAAGTCTGAGTCTTCTACCCCTCTGCCTCCAACTGGTACTCCTCAGGGTGAAAAGAAAGTTCATGGCATTTCTCAAACCTCACCATTGGCACCTGTGGCTTCTGCTCCTGAAGGGTACCCAACTAAAGACTCTGGTGCTTCTATTACTGCATCTTCCAAAGGAATGTACCTAGCTGACTCCCCATCTCCTTTAGGGACTACTGTGTCTCCTCAGCCTAAAAGAATTCCAACCAAGAAGGGTTCAGCTACTGCTCCCTCAAGTCTTGCCCCTTCTGCTTCTAAAAGTGTACTTGCTATCCCTGATACTCCTGCTGGAAATCTCTCGTTTACTGTTTCTCCAGTTGAAGCTTCCTCTCTTCCAGAGGCCGATCTTCCTTTTCATGTCTCTAAAGGATCACTAGCCGAGAAGCATTCCCCTACTCCCCCATCCCCCAGAGAGGCTCCTGTTCCCCCGCCTATGGTTCCTTCCCCCAAGGAGGGGCCAGCATCCCCATCCCCTAAAGAGACCCTTACTCCTCTAGCTGTGACCCCTTCCACCCCCAAAGGAGCCCCAGCAGCTCCTTCCCTTAAAGAGGCTCCCACTCCCCTAGCTATGACTCCTCCTTCACCCAAAGGGAGCTCAGCAACCACATTACCTAAAGAGACTCCCCTTCCTGCTGTGACCCCTTCCTCCCCAAAAGGAGCCCCAGCAACTCCTTCCCCAAAGCAAACCCCAGCCACCCCACCTCCCAAAGAGACTCCCACTTTCCCAGCTAAGGCTCCTCCCTCTTCCAAAAGAACCCCAGTTAAGCCACCTCCAAAGGAGGAGTCCACTCCCCTAGGTGTGACTCATTCTTCCCCCAAAGAGAGCCTAGCAATCCCGCCTCCCAAAGAGACTTCCTCTTCCTCAGCTCtgactcctccctcccccaaaagGGGCCCAGCAACTCGATCTCCCAAAAAAGCCCCAGCTAGCCCACCTCCAAAGGAAGACTCCACTCCCCCACCTGtgactcctccctcccccaaaggAAGCCCAGCCACTCCATCTCCCAAAAGAGCCCCAGCTAGCCCACCTCCAAAGGGAGACTCCACTCCCCCACCTGtgactcctccctcccccaaaggGAGCCCAGCCACTCCATCTCCCAAAAAAGCCCCAGCTAGCCCACCTCCAAAGGAAGACTCCACTCCCCCACCTGtgactcctccctcccccaaaggGAGCCCAGCCACTCCATCTCCCAAAAAAGCCCCAGCTAGCCCACCTCCAAAGGGGGATTTTACTTCCCCACCTGtgactcctccctcccccaaaggGAGCCCAGCTACTCCATCTCCCAAAAAAGCCCCGGCTAGCCCACCTCCAAAGGGAGACTCCACTCCCCCACCTGtgactcctccctcccccaaaggGAGCCCAGCCACTCCATCTCCCAAAAGAGCCCCAGCTAGCCCACCTCCAAAGGGGGATTTTACTTCCCCACCTgtggctcctccctcccccaaaggGAGCCCAGCCACTCCATCTCCCAAAAGAGCCCCAGCTAGCCCACCTCCAAAGGGGGATTTTACTTCCCCACCTgtggctcctccctcccccaaaggGAGCCCAGCCACTCCATCTCCCAAAAAAGCCCCAGCTAGCCCACCTCCAAAGGAAGACTCCACTCCCCCACCTGtgactcctccctcccccaaaggGAGCCCAGCCACTCCATCTCCCAAAGGAGCCCCAGCTAGCCCACCTCCAAAGGGGGATTTTACTTCCCCACCTGtgactcctccctcccccaaaggGAGCCCAGCCACTCCATCTCCCAAAAAAGCCCCAGCTAGCCCACCTCCAAAGGGAGACTCCACTCCCCCACCTGtgactcctccctcccccaaaggGAGCCCAGCCACTCCATCTCCCAAAGGAGCCCCAGCTAGCCCACCTCCAAAGGAAGATTCCACTCCCCAACCTGtgactcctccctcccccaaaggGAGCCCAGCGACTCCATCTCCCAAAAGAGCCCCGGCTAGCCCACCTCCAAAGGGGGATTTTACTTCCCCAGCTATGACTCCTCCGTCTCCAGAAAAGGCCCCAGCAACTCCATCACCCAAAGGAACCCCCACTCCCTCTGCTGTGACTTCTCCTCCCCCCAAAAGGGGTCCAGCAACCCCACCTCTCACAGGAGACCCTGCTCCCCCATCTGTGGCTCCTCTCTCCCCCAAAAGAGCTTCAGCAACTCTGGCTCCCAAAGAGTCTCCAGCAACTCCAGACCCCAAAGAGGcctcagcagcagcatcactcaAAGGAACTCCTACTCCTTTAGCTgtggctcctccctcctccaaaGGGACTCCGGCCCCCAAAAGAGCCTCAGCAACTCCAGACAACAAAGAGGTCCCTACTTCCCCAGCCGTGACTCCTTCCACCAAAAAAGCAACAGGAACCCCTGTCCCCAAAGGAGTGCCCACTCCCTCAGCTGTaattcctccctccccaaaaaaGTCTCCAGTCCCCAAAGGGGCCCCAGCAACCTCATCCTCCAAAGGGGCTCCCACTCCCCCGACTGTGATTCCTCTCTCTCCCAAAGAGGCCCCTACTTCCCCAGTTTCAGTCACATGTCCCTTGGGGTCCACTGCCCCTCAGGCATCTAAAGGGCCCCGAATAAAGAAAGGCCCCACAGCTGTCAAAGCAGTGCTTGATGGTTCAGCTCCAGAAAGTGCACCAGTCATCACAACTCCCACTCAGAAAGGTCCAGCAGCCAAGAAGAGTTCTATTTCACCACCTGTGTGCCCAGATCCCTCAGCTCAGAATGGTACTAAAGGACCCCTTCCTGCAGTGGCTCCAGCTCCTCTACTGACAGTCTCTACTCAGAAAGGTTCTTCTCCAAAGGTTCCAAAAgccctccctgtctctcccttAAAGGGCACAGATTCTTTCCATTCCCCAAAGGGCCCCTTGCCGCCGCCTCCTGAGTCAGAGACATCTACCCCTTCAGCAACAGCTGCCCCAGAGAAGATACTTCCTAAAGCTGGATCAGTGTCTGTCTCTCCAGCACCTACCCCATCAGTCTCTCTGCCTCTTGCTTCCTCCCCAGTTCCCCCTCTGCTTCCTAAACAGCAATTTCTGCCGTCCTCACCTGGGCTGGTGCTGGAATCACCCTGTAAGCCCTCAGCCCCTGCTGATGAGGATGAGCTGCCGCCTCTGATTCCCCCGGAACCAATCTCGGGGGGAGTGCCTTTCCAGCCGGTCCTCGTCAACATGCCCACCCCTAAACCTGCTGGGATCCCTGCCCCAACCCCCTCTGCCAAGCAACCTGTTGTGAAGAACAATAAGG GGTCTGGAACAGAATCTGATAGTGATGAATCGGTCCCAGAGCTTGAGGAACAGGATTCTACACAGGCAACCACACAACAAGCTCAG ctggcagcagcagctgaaatCGATGAAGAACCAGTCAGTAAAGCAAAACAGAGCCGGAGTGAAAAGAAGGCACGGAAG gcTATGTCCAAACTGGGTCTTCGACAGGTTACAGGGGTTACTAGAGTCACTATCCGGAAATCTAAGAATATCCTTTTTGTCATCACAAAACCAGATGTGTACAAGAGCCCAGCTTCAGATACCTACATTGTTTTTGGGGAAGCCAAG ATTGAGGATTTATCTCAGCAAGCACAGTTAGCAGCTGCTGAGAAATTCAAAGTTCAAGGTGAAGCTGTCTCAAACATCCAAGAAAACACACAGACTCCAACTgtacaagaggagagtgaagaggaagAG GTTGATGAAACAGGTGTGGAAGTTAAGGACATAGAATTGGTCATGTCACAAGCAAATGTGTCGAGAGCAAAGGCAGTCCGAGCCCTGAAGAACAACAGCAATGATATTGTAAATGCTATTATGGTAAGTATCCAAGCTTACTCTGACTCCCTCTTCCCTGACCGGTTGTGGGTGACTATTTTTTGTGCTTAA
- the NACA gene encoding nascent polypeptide-associated complex subunit alpha isoform X4, with translation MPGEATETVPATEQELPQPQAETAVPPVSSALSVTAALGQPKPTPTPPCSLASQQCPLATPDQPSPFLSPSTIASTPFEAPFLPSSHGTALPLGAAPPTDTPIFLPNLIGPPISPAALALASPMITPTLKGAHSSSAPLALVALAPHSVQKSSDYPPNALSSPPSVAVIESGSVTSLSAPVARSEPKPSPSQAPSQVIPNPKGTPNPPSIVSAIPSHLVTPLASIQSDLPSCSQIPPATPPAIPSPQVKGVSVSSALTAPQNPVSLSLKGPLSPPAASSLSTQSFAEAAGSPPVCLTSLGSLTPLHQSSPVQTSSSNILSDPIEDTIFVDDSSTDASSQRSVIPPLPSRNEVVPTAVTAFPGGTPTSSLALSADKGISAVTDLTSSNVVASSPLSPTASLILKDFPSTAALAAPKDAPSPQSTSSSPEIALSPEATLATKSYLEPLPVVKPASTTPSSLSVNSPVSVIRTDSYASPDPTNLLLKSSFTTPTVAAFPLESAAIDGMAPTTAKGSGTESDSDESVPELEEQDSTQATTQQAQLAAAAEIDEEPVSKAKQSRSEKKARKAMSKLGLRQVTGVTRVTIRKSKNILFVITKPDVYKSPASDTYIVFGEAKIEDLSQQAQLAAAEKFKVQGEAVSNIQENTQTPTVQEESEEEEVDETGVEVKDIELVMSQANVSRAKAVRALKNNSNDIVNAIMELTM, from the exons ATGCCCGGTGAAGCCACAGAAACCGTCCCTGCTACAGAGCAGGAGTTGCCACAGCCCCAGGCTGAGACAG CTGTGCCTCCTGTGTCTTCAGCCTTGAGTGTCACTGCTGCTTTAGGGCAGCCTAAACCTACCCCTACCCCTCCTTGTTCCCTGGCCTCCCAACAATGCCCTCTGGCAACCCCTGACCAGCCTTCcccattcctttctccctctACCATTGCCTCAACCCCTTTTGAAGCTCCTTTTCTCCCGTCATCCCATGGGACAGCCCTGCCTTTGGGAGCTGCCCCTCCCACTGACACCCCCATTTTCTTACCAAACCTAATAGGGCCTCCCATCTCCCCAGCTGCCTTAGCTCTGGCCTCTCCCATGATAACTCCAACTCTGAAAGGTGCTCATTCCTCTTCAGCTCCCTTGGCTCTGGTGGCCTTGGCTCCCCACTCAGTTCAGAAGAGCTCTGACTATCCCCCTAATGCTCTTAGTTCACCTCCTTCAGTCGCCGTGATTGAGTCGGGGTCAGTGACATCTCTGTCAGCTCCAGTTGCTCGCTCAGAACCAAAGCCCTCTCCTAGTCAAGCTCCCTCTCAAGTAATTCCTAATCCAAAGGGTACTCCCAACCCTCCAAGTATAGTCAGTGCTATCCCTTCCCATCTTGTAACTCCTTTGGCCTCTATTCAGTCTGACCTACCCTCATGTTCTCAGATACCACCCGCCACTCCCCCAGCCATCCCTTCCCCTCAAGTCAAAGGTGTCTCTGTTTCCTCGGCTCTGACTGCTCCACAAAACCCTGTAAGCCTCAGCCTAAAGGGACCGCTTAGTCCACCTGCTGCTTCATCTCTTTCAACTCAGTCTTTTGCTGAGGCTGCTGGGTCCCCCCCAGTTTGCCTCACTTCTCTCGGCTCTCTTACACCTTTACATCAGAGTTCTCCTGTTCAAACTTCAAGTTCTAATATTCTGTCAGATCCCATAGAAGATACTATTTTTGTAGATGATTCTTCTACAGATGCCTCTTCTCAGAGATCTGTAATTCCCCCCCTTCCTTCCAGAAATGAGGTGGTTCCTACTGCTGTGACTGCTTTTCCAGGGGGGACTCCAACTTCCTCTCTGGCTCTGTCTGCTGACAAAGGCATCTCTGCTGTCACTGACCTCACCTCCTCAAATGTAGTTGCCTCTTCTCCGTTATCTCCTACAGCCTCTCTAATTCTCAAAGATTTTCCTAGTACAGCAGCCCTGGCAGCACCTAAAGATGCCCCCTCTCCCCAAAGTACATCGTCTTCCCCAGAGATAGCTCTTTCTCCTGAAGCCACCCTAGCAACAAAAAGCTACCTAGAGCCTCTCCCTGTAGTGAAGCCAGCCAGTACTACTCCCTCTTCTCTGAGTGTTAACTCCCCAGTCTCTGTAATCAGGACAGATTCTTATGCAAGCCCAGACCCAACTAATCTGCTTCTCAAAAGTTCTTTCACTACCCCAACTGTAGCTGCATTTCCTTTGGAAAGTGCTGCCATTGATGGAATGGCTCCTACAACTGCCAAAG GGTCTGGAACAGAATCTGATAGTGATGAATCGGTCCCAGAGCTTGAGGAACAGGATTCTACACAGGCAACCACACAACAAGCTCAG ctggcagcagcagctgaaatCGATGAAGAACCAGTCAGTAAAGCAAAACAGAGCCGGAGTGAAAAGAAGGCACGGAAG gcTATGTCCAAACTGGGTCTTCGACAGGTTACAGGGGTTACTAGAGTCACTATCCGGAAATCTAAGAATATCCTTTTTGTCATCACAAAACCAGATGTGTACAAGAGCCCAGCTTCAGATACCTACATTGTTTTTGGGGAAGCCAAG ATTGAGGATTTATCTCAGCAAGCACAGTTAGCAGCTGCTGAGAAATTCAAAGTTCAAGGTGAAGCTGTCTCAAACATCCAAGAAAACACACAGACTCCAACTgtacaagaggagagtgaagaggaagAG GTTGATGAAACAGGTGTGGAAGTTAAGGACATAGAATTGGTCATGTCACAAGCAAATGTGTCGAGAGCAAAGGCAGTCCGAGCCCTGAAGAACAACAGCAATGATATTGTAAATGCTATTATG GAATTAACAATGTAA